The window gatgtgcttgaaaagaccccaatgaggccggcaacccaagaaattctcgcacaaagacatgaaagcagcgaggtacacgatggtgttgggtgtgaagtggtggagttgcgccccaaagaaattcagaaatccccgaaagaaagggtgaggcggcaaagaaaacccacggtcgacatgggtggccaagagaacgcactcaccctcctgaggctgcggctcagactccttccccgggagccacaccgatccatgggggatcagtcctccaccggccaggtcgtcaagatctgcttgacgaatcgtcgagcggatccagtcgccctggttccagccctgcggcaggccggccctcgatgaagatccgcctcgactggtcgcccttcccttcgccttcgccgtcgctttcttcgcccgctccagggccgccgtcttctctttcaccatcgtcgGCGGCGAGACGCGCACGGGGCAGCGGCACTGAGACGGAGGCGAACGCGGCGGATAAgtctggggaagagaggaggaaatgagaacgcactATTCAAACACCCCCGTCCGGtgccttatatgaggttacttccgagtgactgacttgtaggcccgggcgatccaatcccgcaacagtcgcgcgcgtgatacgtggcgaaaaaggtggcgcggagatcgaggcatccctgccttatcccatccgattactgcggcctcctccgccccgcgcgctttccaaaattcgaatcccgcagaATCCGtgagcagcagaacaacttgtgagACGGAGGATCTCCTCCACACCACCACTCGGAGCTTTACAaggaaagaaactcactcgactgaaaccaagaatggatcaaggcgaccgaaaaagaagttggtgtcgttaTTTAGGTCCATGGGtccagaacaagatatactcatagcatgaaaaatgggtcggaagagttctcaactccttctccactcaaacctcgatccattcgggggctaataatgaagctatgtacctagggtagggtcatggacctgtccaaactaccctacccaaggacatctctagaagaaaccgcctgtcaatcgactcagaagtgttccattcgacagactcgaagacactcgaccatgaagccaaccactcgacggccgggAGATCTAAAGTTCCTCTGcatgcaaacggtcggtcattgagtagcttttatggtcatcatagcactttatttgtagcgttaccagtaacgcccgatcttaatgtatcttaaaccatgcataactgagggccggaggggtctgacggactctatataagccacccccctcctcagtgtaaatggttcgcacataatccagtcgaacgcctccgggctccgagacgtagggctgttacttcctccgagaagggcttgaactcgtaaatccattgcgtatacaactactccatagctaggatcttgcctctccatacctacccccctacactactgttagacttagaaccacgacatgcgGCGCAACCAAACCCTCGTCTCAGTCCCTCCTTTGATGGCGTAGGCCCACATCGATCTACCATCGCTCCAACCCGTCTCCCCCTGCTCCCTCCCTCCGCCACTGCCTCCTCCCGCACCCCCGCCCCCGCCGCATGTAACAGGAGGCTCTATTTTCCAGGCGTAAAAAAGGTAAATAAAGAAGGGCCGCTAGTAGAGCGTCCTTATTGTACAACTCTAGAGCCTGCCTAGAAGTTTCTCtcgtaaaaataaaataaaaaactctAGGGCCCGCCTTGTGTCGGTGACCAACTCAGGTGAGCCAAGCGCCATGAACAAACCTTGGATAGAGATCATGTCAGCGGATAAGATTAGTTAAGATAGAGCCCGCGGTGTTGGCATTCCTTGTTCCTCGCGCCATGAAGCGTGGTTAGCGTGTATCTATGCTGATAAAAGTTGTATTTTTCCAGCACGACTGTTGGTACTTCTGTTGTAGAGCAGACAAAATAAACAAACAAAATCCGGCGTGGTGGTACACGCCACGAAAACGACGGCCCACAAGAAATAGAAAGCGTTTGATCCTTTGCTGGATTGGATTGGATCGGACGGATAAAACGGCCCAAGGCGCAGCCAAACCCTCGTCGCAGTCCCTCCTTGATGGCGTAGGCCCACAGCGATCTACCATCGCTCCACCCCGTCTCCCCCCACACCTCCGCCCNNNNNNNNNNNNNNNNNNNNNNNNNNNNNNNNNNNNNNNNNNNNNNNNNNNNNNNNNNNNNNNNNNNNNNNNNNNNNNNNNNNNNNNNNNNNNNNNNNNNNNNNNNNNNNNNNNNNNNNNNNNNNNNNNNNNNNNNNNNNNNNNNNNNNNNNNNNNNNNNNNNNNNNNNNNNNNNNNNNNNNNNNNNNNNNNNNNNNNNNNNNNNNNNNNNNNNNNNNNNNNNNNNNNNNNNNNNNNNNCAAGCGCGCgccccgctcctccccgccgccgccgccccctcaggACCGCCACGACGCCGACCACGACGCCGCCGACCCCGAAGGTATCCTCTCTGCGAGCTGAGCTCTAGGTTCTGTTGCGTACGAGCGTGGCCACCGCGGCCGCGCGCGCGGATCCGCGAGATCCGGGCCCCGGCGCCCCGCCGCGGGCCCGAGATCTGCCCCCCGCGCGCGGCCGGCCGCTGTGGCGGCGCCGGATTTGTGGTGGCCGGTTCCATGGCAGCGGGCGCTCACAACTGACCAAGGATCATTCATGCTTAGCCCCTTCGTTTTGCACCTCACGTGCTGCTGCGCCCGGTTGACCTCGCTGCAGTGCACGGGGGGATGGTTTAGTAATTCAGTGGGCGGTTTGGTTAATGTGCTCTGGTTCGTTCGCTCGCTGATTCGGTGGTATTCCTTGCGCTCAAGTAGAGTTTAGTACACTTCGGCATGATTTATTTCTAAACATGACATTCGTGGGCGGATGATTTTGCTCGTCACTTCGTACTTCAGTTTGTTCCAGCTGTTGGCACGGTGAAAGTGTTAGTGTTTTAGGAAGTGCAGGCAGCAAAACACGTCTAGTGATCAAAACCTACTAAATTATGCTGGGCCTTACCATGCTGGTATTGCTATGTTTATTACATTGCCTAAAAAAATGCTATGTTTATTACAATGCATCATTagttgctctttctgcttgacttCAAAGCATTTTAGAGTAGACGACTATTAACGTAATTCTCGACTTGGAACTCGTAGCGGGATGCTTACTGCCATTCACCTTTCTAGCGCAACAATTCTTAATTTAATGGTCAACTGTATCAGAACGCAAAGTAGGTGTGTGGCTGGAGTTGCTTGCTATTTTTTCGCTTCTTACTGAAATTTGTTATAATTCTTGGCACGATGAACTACTCAGCTGTCCTAGGAACGACATGGAACATATCCTTTTGTACTGAAAATCTTCTAAATTTGCTTGCGGGCTTCTTTGGACGTTAGGTGCAATCACTAAATTATAACCTATATATGATACAATTGCTATGTTATCTGTCGGTTGCTTCTGTATGATTGAACTTGTAATATCATGGTTATCGCTATTGCCATTCACCTTTCTTGCATGTAATTCTGAATCTCAAGTTGATTTGTCTCCTCAGATGACAAGGAGAAGCCAACGCATTTGAGGTTTCTGGTGTCTAATACAGCAGCAGGATGTATTATTGGCAAGGGTGGTTCAACTATTAATGACTTCCAATCTCAGTCTGGGGCTCGTATTCAATTATCGCGCAGCCATGAGTTTTTCCCTGGTACAAATGACAGAATCATCATGGTCTCTGGACTGTTTGACGAAGTAGTTAAGGCCATGGAGTTGGTTCTTGAGAAACTCTTATCAGAGGTAAATCTATTTGTTTTGCAAACGGTCATGTCTGTAGGACCATGCTGCCATTGCTTGATAGCTGATATTCTCCTGTTATTTTCCAGGGGGAAGAATCTAATGAAGCTGAAGCTAGGCCTAAATTTAGACTTGTAGTTCCTAACAGCTCATGTGGTGGAATTATTGGTAAAGGAGGAGCAACAATCAAGTATGCCTAATCAATAAACCTGTTCTAATCTCTGATACTGTCATTAAGTTTCACCCCCACTATGATACTccttccgttcggaattacttgtcgtagaaatggacgtatctagatgtattttagttctagatacatccatttccgagacaagtaattccgaacggagggagtactttcttaATTTCAATGTTGGTGTAATGTTATTGTTATTGAGAAAACTGATTTAGTATATGTGAACCGATGCATGATAATAGGAACTGTATGGTCCTTCTCTTGATAATACTCATGTGCCTGGTCTGATTGGACTTCTATCACATGCTTCATCGTTGTTCTTGTATTTACTTTATTTTAGTTTCTGTTGCCTGGAATGTTGAGATTTGGTGTTCCCTCTCTCTTCAGGTCATTTATTGAAGATTCACATGCTGGAATCAAGATTTCACCACAGGACAACAACTTTGTTGGTTTGCATGATAGGCTTGTTACTATCACAGGACCCTTAAACAGTCAGATGCGAGCTATACATTTGATATTAAGCAAGTTGTCTGAGGATGTTCACTACCCACCTAATTTGAGTTCCCCATTTCCATATGCAGGTAAATCCTAGAATTTTCACCGCTTTCTAGTTCTAATGTTACCACTCTGCTTCATGCTTTGCTTGAATGGATGCCTTCTCATAATACCTTTCTTGCTTGAAGAATACATGTTCTGCATTTATCATGCTTCTCTAAAAATAAGTCATAACACCATTTAAAAAAAAAGTCACAGCTGAGAATGCTGGGATATATTTGCATGTGCAGCTAGACATTCTCTTTGCATTCATGATATTTATAGATGGATTCACCTTTCAGATACGGCATAACCATTTTCTCTTACTCATTTCCTTCACTTCAAAATATCCAGGCCTTGGTTTCCCTAGTTACCCTGCCGCTGTTCCTGTTGGCTATATGATTCCACAGGTGCCATATAATAATGCTGTGAACTATGGACCTAATGGGtatcctggtggtggtggtggtggtggtggtggaaggtaCCAAAACAACAAGGTTCGTGTTTGCTGTCCTGCATGGTGTACACCTTTTTTGTAAACACCTAGTCCATCTGTGTTGATAATGATCTACCATGTGTTCTCTTTTTGTTGTGCGCCTGAGGAGAGATGTTGGAGTCGCGTGATATCACTGATATGTATGATATGCTTTCTAGTAGAACCTCATTAGGAAGTGCGTAGAACATTTTTCCTATCCAAGTCTTTGAACTGCAAGAAGGCAAAATTTGATCTCATGAATTTATTATGGTTATGTCCTGATAGCTTCTGTTGGCAGTACTAATATTAGGTAGTCCATAAAAACTAAAACGGTATATCACACTTCCAGATACCTGACAGTTTTTTTGTGAACGCTATTTTGTTACTCAGCGCACTGGAAATAAAATGTGTATTACACTAGGCATTTGTTTTTGGAGAAAGAGATATGCGTGAATGTGTATTACACTAGGCATTTGTTTTTGGAGAAAGAGATATGCGTAAATGTGTATTACACTTAGCATTTGTTTTTGGAGAAAGAGAGATGTGTATGTTGGAACTTCTGATTGATGTTGTGTGCGCTAACTCCTTGATGTTAGATTTAATGTGCCCAGTTTTCTTGCATTCTAATGCTTTCAGGCTATATTCTCTATGCATATATTTTATAATTTTGTAGAACTGTTTTTGCTGAGGCAGCACCTtcttttttgctttgttttttggGTAGTAGTGTTAACCTCATATATGTTTTCAATTTGTTCTAACCATTGTTTTCTGTTGAAACTTTTCAGCCTGGTACACCTGTTAGATCACCTGCTAATAATGATGCCCAAGAATCGCACACCATAGGTGTTGCTGACGAACACATCGGTGCAGTTGTAGGGCGTGCAGGAAGGAACATAACAGAGATCATTCAGGTATCTTCTTACACCGTGTGAAACTGAACCTCATTAGTGTTGTTTTACTGCACATGGTCAAACATGTGTGCTCATTGTATAGATAGGCGAGGCTTCTGCATCATATTACTTACTCCGTTCTATAATGTAATGCATATTGATTTTTTCCTGCAGCAATCTTGTTAAGATGTATCACCCTGCATTAGTGTGGTAATAGTGCCCGTTTGGTCATATAGTTTCCCTGCAGCAGATAAATAGTTAAGAACATTGGAGCATGTTGTCTGCCCTCATTTGGGTTCAGAAAACATACTACTCTTTCATACTTGTGTGATTTATATGGCAAATCCGCATAAACCTATCGCTGCCTTGTATGGTGTGATCGCACCATGTTTAAGGGAAACCAAACTCATGTAATTTTGTTTCGACTGCAGGCTAGTGGTGCCAGGATTAAGATATCAGATAGGGGCGATTTCATACCTGGCACATCTGACAGGTAACAACATTACGCCGCCATGCTTGGCCCTGTGATCACCTCTCGGCCACTGAAGCTTATAATTTCCACTCTCGCTGGTGCAGGAAAGTGACGATAACGGGAACATCAGAGGCCATCCAGGCGGCCGAGGCGATGATCATGCAGAGGGTGACAGCCAGTCAGGAGAGGTGATGACGAATCCGATCTCCTGGGAGGTGGAATGAGAGAATTTGTTTTGTCTCCCTAGCTTTAGTGAGCTTGAGAAAAATTTGAAGACGGTTGCTGTTATTTATTCCGTCCGGTCCGGTTGTGCTAGTAACTAGTCGAAATTCGCCGTGTTTTTTCCCGCCAGCCCGCAATAGAATCATCATCATACTTTATGTCAACAGATTTGAGAGTCTCCATAACACAAAAAACAAACGCTGCCTCTTTTGGGGACGCAGAGGTTGTTGCTAGGATGATCTGATCTGCTCTGCTCTGCTTGTTTTGGTAAATTGGAAGGCTCGTTTCATCTTATTCAACCTAGCTTTAGTGCTAGTATCTGCAAAGGGTGTACGTGTgtccgttcataggggtgagtgtttcATCTTATTCAACCTAGCTTTAGTGCTAGTATCTGCAAAGGGTGTGCGTGTgtccgttcataggggtgagtgtatgcgcgtgtatatgagcgcttgcgtctgtactgtattTAAAAACAAAAGATGGCAAAAAACACAGAAATAGAAAGTCATACGAGTAGTTACGATGGTACCTCTACACGAATTCCAGAGGGTTTTGTTTATTTGAATTTGAGTAAAAAGTATAGTGTAATGAATCTTACAGAAAACTCCTATTCGATTAATCAAACAACAACTATACAAGAGAAAAATTAAAAGAGGCCATGTAAAATTCTTATGAAACTCCTTTCAATAAAAGAGGCCATGTGTTCCTCGGCCAATGCTGGCTTAAAGCAAGCAACTGTGACTGACGTGTGGGGCCGATAAATACCCGCACCCGACCCGGGTCGAACCCAGTCCAGTTGATAGAGACCAGCCCAGGTTCTGGAACCCACACCATTCCGTCGGTTCCGAGCAGAGCCAGAGCCCAGGCATGGCCAAGCCTCAGGGCGGCGCCGTCAGCACCCCGCGCCCCCGCTCCTCCTCCGGCgccaaggccgccgccgccgccaccaccccggcCAACCGCAGCTCCGTGGGCTCCTCCTCGTCCGCGCCCCCCGCCCCCCTCGCCAAGGTAACCTAACCTCCTGcaccgcctccctccctccctccctcaacCACCCGCGCCGCGCGCCTGATCGATGGCCTCCTCGGGCCTCTCCCCGCTGCTCACCAGGAGGCAGGCAAGCTCCTCAcctacgacgacgacgacgccgcctCCGCCGTGCAGCAGCAGCCCGACCCCGCGCTGCCCGAGGGCCTCGCCGTCGCCGACCTCGCGCCGCCGCTCGACCTCCCCGACCCCGCGCTGCCCGAGGgcctcgccgccgccgacctcgcgcCGCCGCTCGACCTCCCCGACCCCGAcgacgccgcctcctcctcctccaccgtcgTCCCCGCCCCTCCCCGCGACGCGGTCCCCGCCCCCGACCGCTCCGCCCTCGCCCAGGTGCGTACCGCTCCCCGGCCGATTACGGTTCACTGTCGGCTGAAATTCAGTCCGCGCCGCGGTTTTGGGCTCCGATTCGTCTGATCTCGAGCGCTCTCGGTCTCGTGGGGCTCGTCGGTCCTGAAGTCCatttaatttgaatttgagttcGACACGTTTGTGTAACTTGTTTCGT is drawn from Triticum dicoccoides isolate Atlit2015 ecotype Zavitan chromosome 6B, WEW_v2.0, whole genome shotgun sequence and contains these coding sequences:
- the LOC119321584 gene encoding protein BTR1-like, producing MGILTKKHHVNEISMRLSHVTNAREERVPEEPMHDVKEGVEHAYLLRVRKRLLNKRAPRSSPPPPPPQDRHDADHDAADPEDDKEKPTHLRFLVSNTAAGCIIGKGGSTINDFQSQSGARIQLSRSHEFFPGTNDRIIMVSGLFDEVVKAMELVLEKLLSEGEESNEAEARPKFRLVVPNSSCGGIIGKGGATIKSFIEDSHAGIKISPQDNNFVGLHDRLVTITGPLNSQMRAIHLILSKLSEDVHYPPNLSSPFPYAGLGFPSYPAAVPVGYMIPQVPYNNAVNYGPNGYPGGGGGGGGGRYQNNKPGTPVRSPANNDAQESHTIGVADEHIGAVVGRAGRNITEIIQASGARIKISDRGDFIPGTSDRKVTITGTSEAIQAAEAMIMQRVTASQER
- the LOC119325028 gene encoding resuscitation-promoting factor RpfA-like, with translation MAKPQGGAVSTPRPRSSSGAKAAAAATTPANRSSVGSSSSAPPAPLAKEAGKLLTYDDDDAASAVQQQPDPALPEGLAVADLAPPLDLPDPALPEGLAAADLAPPLDLPDPDDAASSSSTVVPAPPRDAVPAPDRSALAQVARPADANDTDADAEGYTVLRELEVVLAELRGASGLSARSRRLLAALAEAAADELDVLRTRRAAFWRKLRVGVLAATVFSVAAMDAVLLAALLGGPRGSGSHALPPT